From a single Synergistaceae bacterium genomic region:
- a CDS encoding PilN domain-containing protein — MRVSLDLRPREVVAAQKKQLNVGRLLIVLFMVTFFLIGSVTIARTGLLFRSLKSSVTFLEDSLAVLRAQNARLANELVRLSEEEAIYVSALKLLQDELPALELIQALESSLPLGVWIQNISILPGRATLQGKAYKEDDVVEFGKGLLDATVVKAVDFPVTSRATKGGQSLVDFSLACSLHDFETANPPSELFMEEEGEQSD, encoded by the coding sequence ATGAGGGTTTCGCTGGATCTTCGCCCAAGAGAAGTAGTTGCGGCGCAGAAAAAGCAGCTGAACGTGGGCCGTTTGCTGATCGTCCTCTTCATGGTCACGTTTTTTCTGATCGGCTCGGTCACGATCGCTCGCACGGGGCTTCTCTTCCGGTCGCTCAAGAGCTCCGTGACCTTCCTGGAGGACTCGCTGGCAGTGCTGAGAGCGCAGAACGCCCGGCTGGCCAACGAGCTTGTCCGCCTCTCGGAGGAGGAGGCGATCTACGTATCGGCCCTCAAGCTGCTCCAGGACGAGCTGCCCGCGCTGGAGTTAATCCAGGCGCTCGAGTCTTCGCTGCCGCTCGGAGTATGGATTCAGAACATCTCCATCCTTCCCGGCAGGGCGACCCTGCAGGGCAAGGCCTACAAGGAGGACGACGTAGTCGAGTTCGGCAAGGGGCTGCTGGACGCGACGGTCGTGAAGGCGGTGGATTTCCCCGTGACATCCAGGGCGACAAAGGGAGGGCAGTCGCTGGTCGATTTCTCGCTGGCCTGTTCGCTGCACGACTTCGAGACGGCCAATCCGCCGTCCGAGCTTTTCATGGAAGAGGAGGGCGAGCAGAGTGACTAG